The Exiguobacterium acetylicum genome includes a window with the following:
- the ruvB gene encoding Holliday junction branch migration DNA helicase RuvB — protein MEERILSESAHAEDQEEWSLRPQTLEQYIGQEKAKGNLSVFIEAAKIRQETLDHVLLYGPPGLGKTTLATIIANEMGVGIKTTAGPAIERPGDLAAILSSLEPGDVLFIDEIHRLSRSIEEILYPAMEDYCLDIVIGQGELARSVRIDLPPFTLVGATTRAGMLSAPLRDRFGVTLKLEYYTMSELSAIVTRTSRLFGFEADRLAAEAIALRSRGTPRVANRLLRRVRDFAQVAHQTDIDAALATSALDRLHVDALGLDDVDHRLLRSLAERFAGGPVGLETIAATIGEDAQTIEDVYEPYLLQQGFLQRTPRGRVLTPFARQHLGLKEGN, from the coding sequence ATGGAAGAGCGCATTTTGTCAGAATCCGCCCATGCGGAAGATCAAGAAGAGTGGAGTCTGCGTCCTCAGACGCTCGAGCAATACATCGGGCAGGAGAAAGCGAAGGGAAACTTGAGTGTCTTCATCGAAGCGGCAAAAATCCGTCAGGAAACACTCGATCACGTGCTTCTCTATGGCCCTCCGGGTCTCGGTAAGACGACGCTTGCAACAATCATCGCGAACGAGATGGGAGTCGGCATTAAGACGACAGCCGGTCCTGCAATCGAACGACCGGGTGATTTAGCGGCAATCCTATCATCACTTGAACCAGGAGACGTGCTCTTCATTGACGAGATTCATCGATTAAGTCGATCGATTGAAGAGATTCTCTATCCGGCGATGGAAGATTATTGTCTCGATATCGTCATTGGTCAAGGGGAACTCGCGCGAAGCGTGCGGATCGATTTACCACCGTTCACACTCGTCGGTGCGACGACACGTGCCGGGATGCTATCAGCACCGCTACGTGATCGTTTTGGCGTGACGCTGAAGCTTGAATATTATACGATGTCAGAGTTGTCTGCCATCGTGACGCGGACATCGCGTCTGTTCGGATTTGAAGCAGATCGTCTCGCGGCAGAAGCAATCGCGCTTCGTTCACGCGGAACACCGCGTGTCGCGAATCGCTTGTTACGGCGTGTTCGTGATTTTGCGCAAGTCGCGCATCAAACCGACATCGATGCCGCGCTTGCGACGAGTGCGCTTGATCGGTTGCATGTCGATGCGCTAGGACTCGACGATGTCGACCATCGTTTATTGCGTTCACTAGCAGAACGGTTTGCTGGCGGTCCAGTTGGACTCGAGACGATCGCAGCGACGATCGGGGAAGACGCCCAGACGATCGAGGATGTCTATGAACCCTATCTATTGCAACAAGGCTTTTTACAACGTACCCCGCGCGGACGTGTCTTAACACCGTTCGCCCGCCAACATTTAGGACTGAAAGAAGGAAATTGA
- the ruvA gene encoding Holliday junction branch migration protein RuvA — protein MIEFVRGEVAYVCAEFVTVEVGGIGYKIVAPNPFFYRTGDEQIIVYTYHYVREDQEVLFGFRSRRERALFTKLLGVTGIGPKGALAIVASGNVDALVEAIEQEKESYLVKFPGVGKKTAKQMTLDLKGKLAELAPDYVPSEGLFAQGNAELNEACEALTALGYSDREVEKVKKALQAEVLSTDQYVKRALQLLLNVR, from the coding sequence TTGATAGAATTCGTACGCGGCGAAGTCGCTTATGTCTGTGCAGAATTCGTGACGGTAGAAGTCGGCGGGATTGGCTACAAAATCGTAGCACCGAACCCGTTTTTTTATCGGACCGGAGACGAACAGATCATCGTATATACGTATCACTATGTCCGTGAGGACCAAGAAGTCCTATTTGGATTCCGTTCCCGTCGTGAGCGTGCTTTGTTCACGAAGTTGCTTGGTGTAACAGGGATTGGACCAAAAGGAGCACTCGCAATCGTCGCATCGGGGAATGTTGATGCGCTCGTTGAAGCGATTGAACAAGAGAAGGAAAGTTATCTCGTCAAGTTCCCAGGTGTCGGTAAGAAAACAGCGAAGCAAATGACGCTTGACCTAAAAGGGAAATTAGCGGAGCTTGCACCAGATTACGTGCCGAGCGAAGGCTTGTTCGCGCAAGGTAACGCTGAGTTGAACGAAGCCTGTGAAGCATTGACAGCACTCGGTTACAGTGATCGAGAAGTCGAAAAAGTCAAAAAAGCGTTGCAGGCAGAAGTCCTGTCGACGGATCAATATGTCAAACGGGCACTCCAGTTGTTATTGAATGTGAGGTGA
- the nadA gene encoding quinolinate synthase NadA: MSFDLLRHEGIPASYLQQSEADLIAIIEGVKERMGSRLFLPAHHYQKDEVVQFADATGDSLQLAQVAKQMTGAEYTVFCGVHFMAETADMLTDSSHTVVLPDMRAGCSMADMANDTQTERAFTILTERFGESILPLTYVNSTAAIKAFVGRHGGATVTSSNAVQMVEWALAERDILFFLPDQHLGRNTAHALGIPLEQMAIWDPIKDELVFDGEDQDVRVILWKGHCSVHEKFTVGQIEQFRKTDPERKILVHPECSHEVVSASDLNGSTAYIIQQIEQAAPGTKWAIGTEMNLVNRLATTHPELDIVSLNPFMCPCLTMNRIDLPHLAWALEQVEAGEPVNIITVDAETTRHAVLALERMLERS, encoded by the coding sequence ATGTCATTTGATCTATTACGTCACGAGGGAATTCCGGCGTCGTACTTACAGCAATCAGAAGCAGACTTGATCGCCATCATCGAAGGGGTCAAAGAACGGATGGGCAGTCGCTTGTTCTTACCTGCCCACCACTATCAAAAAGACGAAGTCGTCCAGTTCGCGGATGCGACGGGAGATTCGCTCCAGCTCGCGCAAGTCGCGAAGCAGATGACAGGAGCCGAATACACAGTCTTCTGTGGCGTCCACTTTATGGCAGAAACGGCAGATATGTTGACGGATTCGTCACACACGGTTGTCTTACCTGATATGCGTGCTGGTTGTTCGATGGCAGATATGGCGAACGATACGCAAACGGAGCGTGCCTTTACAATCTTGACGGAACGGTTCGGGGAGTCGATCTTGCCGTTGACGTACGTTAATTCAACAGCAGCGATCAAAGCTTTCGTCGGTCGTCACGGTGGGGCAACGGTAACGTCATCGAACGCTGTCCAGATGGTCGAGTGGGCACTTGCTGAACGAGACATCTTATTCTTCTTACCCGATCAACACCTCGGTCGCAATACGGCACACGCTCTTGGGATTCCGCTAGAACAGATGGCGATTTGGGATCCGATTAAGGATGAACTCGTTTTTGACGGAGAAGATCAAGATGTCCGCGTTATTTTATGGAAAGGGCATTGTTCGGTGCATGAAAAATTCACGGTCGGTCAAATCGAGCAGTTCCGTAAGACGGATCCAGAGCGAAAGATTCTCGTTCACCCGGAATGTTCGCATGAAGTCGTGTCGGCGTCTGATTTAAACGGATCAACGGCGTATATCATTCAGCAAATCGAGCAGGCTGCACCGGGAACAAAGTGGGCGATTGGAACAGAGATGAACCTCGTCAATCGACTCGCAACGACCCATCCAGAACTCGATATCGTGTCGCTTAATCCGTTCATGTGTCCTTGTCTGACGATGAACCGGATCGACTTGCCGCACTTAGCATGGGCGCTTGAACAAGTCGAAGCAGGAGAGCCGGTTAACATTATTACGGTCGACGCAGAGACGACGCGGCATGCTGTGTTAGCACTCGAACGGATGCTCGAAAGATCGTAA
- the nadC gene encoding carboxylating nicotinate-nucleotide diphosphorylase: MRTLNKWQLRQQLEAFLVEDIGHWDITSEGCLTGKERGTGRFLAKEDGVFCGADIIREMAYLLQVDVTLHVAEGTVVTRGTLLAEWSGSLQDILSGERVALNLVQRLSGIATKTRQAVEVTAGRIRITDTRKTTPGLRMLEKHAVRVGGGYSHRGRLDDAVMIKDNHITVAGSITEAVTRAKRVAGHTTPIEVEVETVAEVLEAVAAGVDIIMLDNRTPTEIKQLRQLIPQHITVELSGGITIETLPDYADSGADVISLGALTHSATALDISMKIEGGKKDVI; the protein is encoded by the coding sequence ATGAGAACGTTGAACAAGTGGCAGTTACGGCAACAGCTGGAAGCATTTTTAGTGGAGGACATCGGACACTGGGATATCACGAGTGAAGGATGTTTGACAGGAAAAGAGCGTGGGACGGGTCGTTTTTTAGCAAAAGAAGACGGTGTCTTTTGTGGAGCAGACATCATTCGGGAGATGGCGTATCTTTTACAGGTCGACGTAACCCTTCATGTAGCAGAAGGCACTGTCGTGACGCGTGGAACGCTCCTTGCCGAGTGGTCGGGTTCATTACAGGACATCTTAAGCGGGGAACGAGTCGCCTTGAACCTTGTTCAGCGTCTGTCCGGAATCGCGACGAAGACACGTCAAGCGGTCGAGGTAACAGCAGGACGAATCCGAATCACGGATACACGAAAGACGACACCTGGATTACGAATGTTAGAAAAACACGCGGTCCGAGTAGGTGGTGGATACAGTCATCGCGGGCGGCTCGATGATGCGGTCATGATCAAAGATAACCACATCACAGTCGCGGGATCGATTACGGAAGCCGTGACGCGAGCAAAACGTGTCGCAGGTCATACGACACCAATTGAAGTCGAAGTCGAGACGGTAGCGGAAGTGCTCGAGGCAGTGGCAGCAGGAGTCGATATCATCATGCTCGATAACCGGACACCAACAGAAATCAAACAGCTCCGACAATTGATTCCACAGCATATTACGGTCGAACTTTCTGGCGGTATCACGATTGAAACGTTACCCGACTATGCAGATAGCGGCGCAGATGTCATCTCGCTTGGGGCACTCACGCATTCAGCAACAGCGCTCGATATCAGCATGAAAATCGAAGGAGGAAAAAAAGATGTCATTTGA
- a CDS encoding L-aspartate oxidase, producing the protein MSLHKKIETDVLIIGTGLAAISVALHLPPGTEALLVTKGTRFETNSVRAQGGIAAAYAEVDHRGHFEDTCQAAKGRFKETVVDYVTRSGTEAMEFLLRYGVKFDQDDAGYMLGREGAHRLPRIYHCGGDETGKRIMETLVPRVPFPILEQTCITELIQVDGQVLGAVGYRNGEPVEIMARATILATGGVGGLFAASTNDPTIQGDGIALAFEAGASIRDLGYIQHHPTVLVHNGRSEGLITEALRGTGAILVTKSGERIMADHPMRDLAARDEVAKRIHEVRKQEPVYLDTSNVVDRTKRFPTFVEKCEKLNINPDLVEIAPGIHFLMGGIETDLTGRTNVEGLYAVGETASIGLHGRNRLASNSLLECVVMGKTVAEQLELLPERTVERVRRRPGPVCSVTAYVSQVIGVEMNVEQIQKSLDELKSWTLEKFGQDAEENRLRYVTACLLLEGARIRLTGEDENVEQVAVTATAGSIFSGGHRTLGYHE; encoded by the coding sequence ATGTCTTTACATAAAAAGATCGAGACAGATGTATTGATCATCGGAACAGGGCTTGCGGCAATCTCTGTCGCTTTGCATTTACCACCAGGAACCGAAGCGTTACTCGTCACGAAAGGTACTCGTTTTGAGACGAACTCCGTCCGAGCGCAAGGTGGCATTGCTGCAGCTTACGCTGAAGTTGATCATCGAGGTCATTTTGAAGACACGTGTCAGGCAGCAAAAGGAAGATTCAAGGAGACTGTCGTTGATTACGTGACGCGATCTGGAACTGAGGCGATGGAATTTCTACTACGGTATGGTGTCAAGTTCGATCAAGATGATGCTGGTTATATGCTTGGTCGAGAAGGGGCGCACCGTTTACCTCGTATCTATCACTGTGGCGGGGACGAAACCGGTAAACGGATCATGGAAACCTTAGTGCCACGTGTGCCGTTCCCAATTCTTGAGCAGACGTGTATTACGGAATTGATTCAAGTGGATGGACAGGTGTTAGGTGCAGTCGGATATAGAAACGGCGAACCAGTTGAAATTATGGCGCGGGCAACGATTCTTGCAACTGGTGGAGTGGGTGGATTATTTGCTGCATCAACGAATGATCCTACGATTCAAGGAGACGGCATTGCCCTCGCCTTTGAAGCAGGGGCGAGTATTCGCGATCTTGGATATATCCAGCATCATCCGACAGTACTCGTTCATAATGGACGTTCGGAAGGATTGATCACGGAAGCGTTACGTGGAACAGGAGCAATTCTTGTGACGAAAAGCGGCGAGCGCATCATGGCGGATCATCCGATGCGAGATTTAGCGGCGCGAGATGAAGTCGCTAAACGAATCCATGAGGTGCGAAAACAGGAACCAGTCTATCTCGATACGTCAAACGTCGTCGACCGGACAAAACGGTTTCCAACGTTTGTTGAAAAATGTGAAAAACTGAACATAAATCCAGATCTCGTTGAAATCGCACCAGGCATCCACTTCCTGATGGGCGGGATCGAAACGGATCTGACAGGGCGGACGAATGTCGAAGGACTTTACGCGGTCGGCGAGACAGCATCGATTGGACTACACGGTCGAAATCGCCTGGCGTCGAACTCGCTCCTTGAATGTGTTGTCATGGGAAAAACAGTAGCAGAACAGCTCGAGTTGTTACCTGAACGTACAGTAGAACGAGTTAGACGACGTCCTGGACCCGTGTGTTCTGTGACAGCTTATGTGTCACAAGTGATTGGTGTTGAGATGAATGTCGAACAGATACAGAAGAGCTTGGATGAATTAAAAAGTTGGACGTTAGAGAAATTTGGACAGGATGCGGAAGAAAATCGATTACGTTACGTTACGGCATGTTTGTTGCTTGAAGGGGCACGGATTCGATTGACAGGAGAGGATGAGAACGTTGAACAAGTGGCAGTTACGGCAACAGCTGGAAGCATTTTTAGTGGAGGACATCGGACACTGGGATATCACGAGTGA
- a CDS encoding cysteine desulfurase family protein, whose protein sequence is MIYLDYAATTPLHPQALEHYQQAAQSFYGNSSSLHDIGGDAERLLKRARQYLMQQLNQQEGTVIFTGSGSEANYIALTHLMRQSNRSVVLTLQCEHDSVLLPLARWAQETRHLSLLPDGTFDWEQFVTACTDEIGVVSIQHINSDTGFRFPVEQIAAYCQSNGVLFHCDGVQGFLKDEINIDAFDAYTMSSHKVYGPKGLGALYLRRPLFSPYYEGHHEYGIRPGTVDIPGIAAFIAACEASRLENPGIQASSRQFRGMLKKTLSSSRYTMIESPTQLASICAIHTKQRDGQYVLLALNRAGIAVSAGSACRAGENGPNATLRAIGFDESSAHGLIRLSFGRTTTNEEIAQCIDALNTIS, encoded by the coding sequence ATGATCTATCTCGATTACGCAGCGACGACTCCGCTACACCCACAAGCGCTTGAACATTATCAACAAGCCGCTCAGTCGTTCTACGGCAACAGTTCTTCTCTTCATGACATCGGTGGTGACGCAGAGCGTTTGCTAAAGCGTGCGCGTCAATATCTGATGCAACAATTGAATCAACAGGAAGGAACCGTCATCTTTACAGGGAGCGGGTCAGAAGCGAATTACATCGCTTTGACACATTTGATGCGACAAAGTAACAGGTCAGTTGTCTTGACACTTCAATGTGAACACGACTCGGTCTTGCTTCCGCTTGCGCGCTGGGCGCAAGAAACACGTCACCTTTCTTTATTACCAGACGGAACGTTCGATTGGGAACAATTCGTCACGGCTTGTACAGATGAGATCGGTGTCGTCTCAATTCAACACATTAATTCGGATACGGGTTTCCGGTTTCCAGTCGAGCAAATTGCGGCATATTGTCAATCAAACGGGGTTCTATTTCATTGCGATGGAGTCCAAGGGTTTTTAAAAGATGAGATCAACATCGACGCCTTTGACGCCTATACGATGAGTAGCCATAAGGTATATGGACCCAAAGGATTAGGCGCCCTCTATCTGCGGCGACCACTCTTTAGTCCCTATTACGAAGGACATCACGAGTACGGAATTCGTCCGGGTACAGTTGACATTCCAGGAATTGCGGCATTCATCGCTGCCTGTGAGGCGTCTCGATTAGAAAATCCAGGAATCCAAGCTTCAAGCCGTCAATTTCGTGGTATGCTAAAAAAAACATTGTCTTCGTCTCGTTACACGATGATTGAGTCGCCGACCCAACTCGCTTCCATCTGTGCCATCCATACGAAACAACGCGATGGTCAATACGTATTACTCGCTTTGAATCGTGCTGGAATCGCAGTTTCCGCTGGTAGTGCTTGCCGAGCCGGAGAAAACGGTCCGAACGCGACATTGCGTGCGATTGGTTTTGATGAATCATCTGCTCATGGGTTGATTCGACTTAGCTTTGGAAGAACAACGACGAACGAAGAAATCGCACAGTGCATCGATGCGTTAAACACGATCTCATGA
- a CDS encoding transcription repressor NadR: MGKRISGEERRKSLLRMIEESEQPVTGTALAKQAGVSRQVIVQDLSLLKAKGYPVIATARGYFINDPEVDGSKLRRKIVCRHGIDQLKDECDAIVDEGVVVRDVIIEHPVYGFITGELMLKSRRDVRVLLEQLEETQATPLSSLTDGVHIHTLEADYEEALEAAIAKLDRLGILVSELDV; this comes from the coding sequence ATGGGGAAACGCATCTCCGGAGAAGAACGCCGGAAATCATTACTTCGTATGATCGAAGAAAGTGAACAGCCTGTCACGGGAACAGCACTCGCTAAACAAGCGGGCGTTAGCAGACAAGTCATCGTTCAAGATTTATCGTTATTAAAAGCAAAAGGGTATCCTGTCATTGCGACAGCTCGTGGTTATTTCATCAATGACCCGGAAGTCGACGGTTCGAAATTACGCCGGAAAATCGTTTGTCGTCATGGCATCGATCAATTAAAGGATGAGTGTGACGCCATCGTCGATGAAGGAGTCGTCGTTCGCGATGTCATCATTGAACATCCGGTCTATGGCTTCATTACGGGAGAACTAATGCTGAAAAGTCGTCGCGATGTCCGCGTATTACTCGAGCAACTGGAGGAGACACAAGCTACTCCACTCTCGAGCCTAACGGACGGAGTCCATATCCATACTCTTGAGGCCGATTATGAGGAAGCACTCGAAGCAGCGATTGCAAAACTCGATCGTCTCGGAATCCTCGTTTCAGAACTTGATGTCTGA
- a CDS encoding hemolysin family protein, producing the protein MISFVWLIPILVLSAFFSSSETALASVNRLRLLHQSEAGDARASRVFRLLQRYEETLTSILIGNTLVNVGFVLFGGWWIIQFVETVATQTVAFLALFFLLLLFGELIPKSYAREHTERYVLLIGRPLRFFLLCFRPLVFLLLRLRQLALRLMGADPKGPLVTEQELKALVDISQEEGIMGLAEAELVHQAVDFQHATVEDALTPRMDIQAIDIDARFEDILAEVQKGGYSRLPVYKDSIDHVIGVLSERDFLRAYVKNGSVDIREWIRPVSFVVPQTRLMDLLPELKIKQSHMAVVLDEFGGTAGLITLEDILEEIVGEIWDEHDESLEYTKRIGPEQYECLAEYDIEDFCQQFQLTMPDTDAQSLGGWIMEESGQLPEVGTAMQYERVTLTVLHIENRRVRKVLATFDRPSAMPDTRLEPI; encoded by the coding sequence ATGATTTCATTCGTTTGGTTAATTCCGATTCTCGTGTTATCCGCGTTTTTCTCCTCATCCGAGACAGCACTCGCGAGTGTCAATCGGTTGCGGTTGTTGCATCAGTCAGAAGCGGGGGACGCGCGTGCGTCCCGCGTGTTTCGTTTGCTTCAACGTTATGAGGAGACACTGACGTCGATTTTGATTGGTAATACACTCGTCAATGTCGGATTCGTCTTGTTTGGTGGCTGGTGGATCATCCAGTTCGTCGAGACGGTGGCGACGCAGACTGTTGCGTTTCTTGCGCTGTTCTTTCTGTTGCTGTTGTTTGGCGAATTGATTCCGAAATCGTACGCTCGTGAGCATACAGAGCGTTACGTATTACTGATCGGACGTCCACTTCGTTTCTTCTTACTGTGTTTTCGACCGCTTGTTTTCCTGTTACTCCGCTTACGCCAGTTGGCACTTCGGTTGATGGGAGCGGATCCGAAAGGACCGCTCGTGACTGAACAGGAACTCAAGGCACTCGTTGATATCAGTCAGGAAGAGGGCATCATGGGTCTTGCAGAGGCTGAACTCGTCCATCAAGCGGTTGATTTTCAACATGCGACGGTCGAGGATGCGTTGACGCCACGAATGGACATTCAGGCGATTGATATCGATGCACGATTCGAAGACATCCTCGCAGAAGTGCAAAAAGGCGGCTATTCCCGTCTACCGGTCTATAAGGACTCGATTGATCATGTCATCGGTGTATTATCGGAACGGGACTTTCTACGAGCGTATGTGAAGAACGGCTCCGTTGATATCCGAGAATGGATTCGACCCGTGTCATTCGTCGTTCCACAGACACGGTTGATGGATTTGTTACCAGAACTTAAAATCAAGCAATCTCATATGGCTGTCGTCCTTGATGAATTCGGGGGCACGGCTGGTCTCATCACCCTTGAGGATATTTTAGAAGAGATCGTTGGTGAGATCTGGGATGAACACGATGAATCATTGGAGTACACGAAACGAATTGGTCCAGAGCAATATGAATGTCTAGCGGAGTATGATATTGAAGACTTCTGCCAGCAATTTCAATTGACGATGCCAGATACGGATGCCCAGTCTCTGGGTGGATGGATCATGGAAGAGAGTGGACAGCTACCGGAAGTCGGAACAGCGATGCAGTATGAACGTGTCACGTTGACCGTCTTGCATATCGAAAACCGACGTGTCCGAAAAGTCTTAGCGACCTTTGATCGTCCATCTGCGATGCCAGATACACGACTTGAACCGATTTAA